One window of Merismopedia glauca CCAP 1448/3 genomic DNA carries:
- a CDS encoding nicotinate-nucleotide adenylyltransferase, with protein MNKIALFGTSADPPTAAHQTIISWLGDNYDRVLVWASDNPFKCHQTSLKQREAMLRLLIEDIDPPKSNIGVYPELSHTRTWNTIEQVQETWAEAELTLVVGSDLILQLPRWYLAAKLLKEVNLLIVPRPGNPIREDALAKLKEMGARVAIAPSFTPDVSSTAYRKFQDTEALTTTVKDYIDREQLYICHN; from the coding sequence CAGCCGCCCACCAAACCATTATCTCTTGGTTAGGAGACAACTACGATCGCGTCTTAGTTTGGGCATCAGATAACCCCTTCAAATGTCATCAAACTAGCTTAAAGCAACGAGAGGCGATGCTAAGGTTATTAATTGAAGATATCGACCCACCTAAATCTAATATTGGAGTTTATCCCGAACTGAGCCATACTCGCACTTGGAACACCATCGAGCAAGTTCAGGAAACTTGGGCAGAAGCAGAACTGACTTTAGTAGTTGGTTCCGATCTGATCCTACAGCTACCCCGTTGGTATTTAGCCGCCAAACTGCTTAAAGAGGTGAATTTGCTAATTGTACCTCGTCCTGGGAATCCTATTAGAGAAGACGCTCTAGCTAAACTAAAAGAAATGGGAGCAAGGGTAGCGATCGCGCCTAGCTTCACCCCAGATGTTTCTTCTACAGCTTACCGCAAATTTCAAGACACGGAAGCCTTAACTACTACTGTCAAAGATTATATAGATCGAGAACAATTATATATATGCCACAATTAG